A DNA window from Argopecten irradians isolate NY chromosome 10, Ai_NY, whole genome shotgun sequence contains the following coding sequences:
- the LOC138332988 gene encoding sodium/glucose cotransporter 4-like — protein MASNSTASAFSSASLGTIDIVVIVIYLVFCLATGIWATLRTERGSVSGYFLAGRDMLWFAIGASLFSSNIGSGSFVGLAGTGAANGIAVASYELNGLFCLLLMGWCFVPIYISSGVYTLPEYLMRRFGGQRLQIYMSVLALLIYVFTKISVDMFAGTIFIQQAVGWDLYTGVLLLLGISALYTISGGLKAVMYTDTLQTVIMVAGSVVLMVLSYVKVGGIEQIYSEYPRAIPDQRINGSSCGMPPDNAFHLLRDASSTDLPWPGNVFGITILSAWYFCCDQVLIQRTLSAKNMHHVKGGSILGAYLKILPLFTTVFPGMISRILFKDQVGCVDPKICKQVCDNEAGCTNIAYPKLVVELMPEGLKGLMLAAMMAALMSSLTSVFNSTSTIFTMDIWRRIRPKSSDGELLVVGRIFVLVLVVVSIVWIPVLQASQGGQLFNYIQSVTGYLAPPVLSLFLLAIAWGRINESGAFWGLMMGLLVGLIRLGLDFGYGSPACGEEDFRPSIISKVHFLHFTIILFFVSLFTTIIVSMLTQPIHPKHLVRLTWWTRHSTVRRVPFKDEEETNRVYEEAKQNRIDELKDKPKEELPRWKSVVHLICGYEPPKEVIESEESNEAKQKMLTDISEEPKWKLFVNVNAVLLMTIGMFLWGFFA, from the exons ATGGCATCGAATTCAACGGCCTCTGCGTTTTCGTCAGCAAGCTTAGGAACAATAGATATCGTCGTCATTGTCATCTATCTCGTCTTCTGCCTGGCTACAGGCATATGG GCTACCCTCCGGACTGAGCGAGGCAGTGTTAGCGGTTACTTCCTGGCTGGCCGGGACATGCTCTGGTTTGCG ATAGGAGCATCCCTCTTCTCCAGTAACATTGGTAGTGGGAGTTTTGTTGGGCTGGCAGGGACAGGTGCGGCCAATGGTATTGCTGTGGCTAGTTACGAACTGAAT GGCCTGTTTTGTTTACTGTTGATGGGATGGTGTTTCGTACCGATCTACATTTCTAGTGGG GTATACACGTTACCCGAGTATCTGATGAGAAGGTTCGGGGGTCAGCGGCTCCAGATTTACATGTCAGTACTCGCTCTCCTCATTTATGTTTTCACCAAAATATCG GTGGATATGTTCGCTGGTACTATATTTATACAGCAAGCAGTAGGATGGGATCTGTATACGGGAGTATTACTGCTGCTTGGAATATCCGCATTGTATACAATTTCAG GTGGACTGAAGGCCGTAATGTATACAGACACATTACAGACAGTTATCATGGTGGCGGGCTCCGTTGTCCTGATGGTGTTAA GTTATGTCAAAGTAGGGGGTATTGAACAGATTTATTCGGAGTATCCACGAGCTATCCCGGACCAGCGTATAAATGGATCTTCATGCGGAATGCCTCCCGATAACGCCTTCCATTTACTTCGGGACGCCTCGTCCACTGACCTCCCGTGGCCCGGTAATGTGTTTGGCATCACTATACTCAGCGCATGGTACTTCTGTTGTGATCAG GTTTTGATTCAAAGAACTCTGTCAGCAAAGAATATGCACCATGTAAAGGGTGGATCTATCCTTGGCGCCTACCTGAAGATATTACCTTTATTTACGACAGTGTTTCCAGGGATGATAAGCAGAATTCTGTTCAAGG ACCAGGTGGGATGTGTGGACCCTAAGATCTGTAAACaggtttgtgataatgaagcTGGCTGTACCAACATCGCCTACCCTAAACTGGTCGTGGAACTCATGCCAGAAG GTCTGAAGGGTTTAATGCTGGCCGCTATGATGGCTGCCTTGATGAGTTCGCTGACGTCAGTCTTTAACAGCACCAGTACCATATTTACTATGGACATATGGAGGAGAATACGTCCAAAGTCGTCGGACGGCGAACTCCTAGTCGTAGGAAG aatttttgTGTTAGTTCTAGTCGTCGTAAGTATTGTATGGATTCCAGTATTACAAGCTTCCCAAGGGGGACAACTCTTCAATTACATCCAGTCTGTTACCGGGTATCTCGCTCCTCCGGTTCTCTCCCTTTTCCTACTGGCAATAGCGTGGGGTCGCATAAACGAATCG GGGGCGTTTTGGGGACTGATGATGGGACTACTTGTCGGATTAATTCGTCTCGGTCTTGATTTTGGTTACGGATCCCCTGCCTGTGGCGAAGAGGATTTTAGACCATCTATAATTTCAAAAGTTCATTTTCTTCACTTCACAATTATCCTGTTTTTCGTCAGTCTGTTCACGACAATAATTGTATCAATGCTAACACAGCCGATACACCCAAAACAC TTAGTGAGGCTGACCTGGTGGACACGCCACAGTACCGTTAGGAGGGTTCCGTTTAAGGACGAAGAGGAGACCAACAGGGTGTACGAGGAGGCTAAACAGAACAGGATTGACGAGCTCAAAGACAAACCGAagg AGGAATTACCGAGATGGAAGTCAGTGGTCCACCTCATATGCGGATATGAACCTCCAAAAGAAGTCATAGAATCCGAGGAAAGTAACGAAGCTAAGCAAAAAATGTTGACTGATATCAGTGAGGAGCCTAAATGGAAATTGTTTGTTAACGTTAACGCCGTGTTACTGATGACTATTGGAATGTTTCTGTGGGGATTCTTCGCGTAA
- the LOC138332990 gene encoding complement C1q-like protein 2 has translation MVPKGVCVVIFAVTVSAALGNVSNEDRLSRLEAQLGKVTAELEEIKTRCPCRGGDNSTGSDGGRIRDTRDSSPFVAFSATIQSDMTPIASNEVIIFDNVVTSVGGGYDPFIGRFQAPVAGYYHFVVSIMSYSSHFIEIELVRDGTLLCRARASQTYNAMGACASNIHLNVGSDVWVRHRSSSGDYIRGQMFPSFTGHLIKSD, from the exons ATGGTGCCTAAAGGAGTCTGTGTTGTCATTTTCGCTGTCACAGTGTCAGCAGCCTTAGGTAATGTCTCCAATGAGGACCGGTTAAGCCGGTTAGAAGCACAACTAGGGAAGGTTACCGCTGAGCTGGAGGAAATTAAGACTCGGTGTCCGTGTCgagggggagacaactctacTGGTTCAGATGGAGGCAGGATTCGTG ATACCAGAGATTCTAGTCCGTTCGTTGCCTTTTCCGCTACCATCCAAAGTGATATGACCCCTATTGCCTCTAACGAGGTCATCATCTTCGACAATGTGGTGACGAGTGTTGGTGGCGGATACGACCCGTTCATTGGTCGATTTCAGGCTCCAGTGGCTGGGTACTACCACTTCGTCGTCAGTATTATGTCCTACTCGTCCCACTTCATCGAGATCGAACTAGTTCGGGACGGAACCTTGCTCTGTCGTGCACGTGCTTCTCAGACCTACAATGCCATGGGAGCATGCGCTTCTAACATACATCTGAATGTGGGCAGTGATGTTTGGGTCCGTCATAGGTCCTCTAGTGGTGACTATATCCGCGGACAAATGTTCCCGTCATTTACTGGTCATCTCATTAAATCAGATTAA
- the LOC138332989 gene encoding C1q-related factor-like, with amino-acid sequence MAPRSAVWCFVVVLVTVGINCNEEDEIRERIEKLEALNNNLKQQLTNQKIVYNDLVNELATSSDFIERSDGREKRQALTCAGPVVFHARLQNSIYPIGTNQIIAYEDVVTNVGNGYDSFTGLFRAPIGGAYEFIATMWSSDGNYLEFEMVRNGVDLCYGRASQTNQTMGSCVTMVELAAGDRVWVRHLSGRGTYANGQDYPSFAGHLIV; translated from the exons ATGGCTCCTCGGTCGGCTGTTTGGTGTTTTGTTGTAGTGTTAGTGACAGTAGGTATTAATTGTAACGAGGAGGATGAAATACGAGAAAGAATTGAAAAGTTAGAAGCATTAAATAATAATCTCAAACAGCAGCTTACCAATCAAAAAATTGTGTATAATGACCTTGTTAATGAACTCGCAACCTCATCGGACTTCATAGAGAGGAGCGACGGTCGTGAAAAAAGACAGGCTTTGA CGTGTGCCGGCCCTGTGGTGTTCCATGCCAGACTCCAAAATTCCATTTACCCCATCGGAACCAATCAGATCATCGCTTACGAAGATGTTGTCACCAATGTTGGCAACGGCTACGACTCGTTTACTGGTCTCTTCCGAGCACCGATAGGTGGCGCCTACGAATTTATTGCCACGATGTGGTCCTCGGATGGTAACTACTTGGAATTTGAAATGGTACGAAATGGCGTTGATCTTTGTTACGGCCGTGCTAGTCAAACCAACCAGACCATGGGTTCTTGTGTCACCATGGTAGAATTGGCAGCAGGTGACAGGGTCTGGGTCCGCCATCTTAGTGGCAGAGGAACGTACGCCAATGGCCAAGATTATCCTTCATTTGCCGGTCATCTTATCGTGTAA